One stretch of Weissella koreensis KACC 15510 DNA includes these proteins:
- a CDS encoding thioredoxin family protein, translating to MEKLPVIDKSQLENRLKDGKYVLVFMATWCPDCSFIKPKLPEIESDFSDYKFIQVDRDENIDLAQEMNVYGIPSFVVYSDGTEIGRLANKDRKSKSDVEAFLSDIAD from the coding sequence ATGGAAAAATTACCAGTAATAGATAAGTCACAATTGGAAAATAGATTAAAAGATGGAAAATATGTTTTGGTTTTTATGGCAACATGGTGTCCCGACTGTAGTTTTATTAAACCTAAATTGCCAGAAATTGAATCTGATTTTTCAGATTATAAATTTATTCAAGTAGATCGTGATGAAAATATTGATTTAGCTCAAGAAATGAATGTCTATGGGATTCCTAGTTTTGTTGTTTACTCAGACGGGACAGAGATTGGGCGTTTAGCAAACAAGGACAGAAAATCAAAATCAGATGTAGAGGCTTTTTTAAGTGATATAGCCGATTAA
- the trxA gene encoding thioredoxin produces MIKNLNDKDFVQETSTGITLTDFWADWCPPCKMQSPIVEQLDKEIGNNVKVTKMDVDANPETANEFGIMSIPTLIIKKDGKVVEELVGLHSKDKLKNILAQYTN; encoded by the coding sequence ATGATTAAAAACTTAAATGATAAAGATTTTGTGCAAGAAACTAGTACCGGTATTACTTTAACTGATTTTTGGGCAGATTGGTGTCCCCCATGTAAAATGCAGAGCCCTATCGTTGAGCAATTAGATAAAGAAATAGGAAATAATGTCAAAGTTACAAAGATGGACGTTGACGCTAATCCTGAGACGGCTAACGAATTTGGTATTATGTCAATTCCAACTTTAATTATTAAAAAAGATGGCAAAGTGGTTGAAGAACTAGTTGGATTGCATTCTAAAGATAAACTAAAAAATATTTTAGCTCAGTATACAAATTAG
- a CDS encoding ArsR/SmtB family transcription factor: MNDSIQIYKDQLYKELARLGKGLASDKRLEILDLLTQSSKSVEVISKETGMSIANTSRHLQVLKESRLVKNTKDGNRVIYSISSEKISKLILLLISVGEDELSEMKSIEQLSDSAEGVKTISLDQAFRNKEDSLLLDVRPVDEYEAGHAEGALNIPLDKLEENLDKLPKNKTIIVYCRGRLCGRSNQATHDLNERGFDAFSLNSSYQEWRALSLAK, encoded by the coding sequence ATGAATGATTCGATACAAATATATAAAGATCAATTATATAAAGAATTGGCTCGATTAGGGAAGGGTCTTGCTAGCGACAAACGATTAGAAATTTTAGATCTTTTAACCCAGTCATCTAAATCAGTAGAAGTTATTTCTAAAGAAACAGGTATGAGTATTGCTAATACATCAAGACATTTACAGGTATTAAAAGAAAGCCGTTTGGTAAAAAATACTAAAGATGGGAATCGGGTTATTTATAGCATAAGTTCGGAAAAAATAAGTAAATTAATTCTCTTATTAATTAGTGTTGGAGAAGATGAACTTTCTGAAATGAAATCAATCGAACAACTTTCTGATAGCGCCGAGGGTGTAAAAACCATTTCATTAGATCAAGCATTTAGAAATAAAGAAGATAGTTTATTGTTAGATGTGCGTCCAGTTGATGAATACGAAGCTGGACATGCCGAAGGTGCCCTTAATATCCCATTAGATAAATTGGAAGAAAATTTGGATAAGTTACCAAAAAATAAGACAATTATTGTATATTGTCGTGGAAGACTTTGCGGTAGATCTAATCAAGCAACTCATGATTTGAATGAAAGAGGATTTGATGCTTTTAGTTTAAATAGTAGTTATCAAGAGTGGAGAGCGTTAAGTTTGGCTAAATAA
- a CDS encoding DsbA family oxidoreductase, producing MEIKYWSDIACPFCYIGSNRMKRAMKEIGIYDKTQLEFKSFELDPTSPKETNEGYINHFTHGNRDLEPQARAQMEQIESMAHGDGLSMDINSVVPTNTVDAHRIIKLAESKHDPELTERVISSFYKTYFSDGLSIADHKILFDASIIAGLDEKDILDVLNSDKYHKDVIADEIEAQQSGIHAAPFFVINNKYGISGAQPYDVFVKALKQVQLEENSL from the coding sequence ATGGAAATTAAATATTGGTCAGACATTGCTTGCCCATTTTGCTATATTGGATCAAATCGTATGAAGAGAGCAATGAAGGAAATCGGAATTTACGATAAAACTCAATTAGAATTCAAATCTTTTGAATTAGATCCAACATCTCCCAAAGAAACAAATGAAGGATATATTAATCATTTTACACATGGTAATAGAGACCTTGAACCGCAAGCAAGGGCGCAAATGGAACAGATTGAATCAATGGCACATGGTGATGGATTGTCAATGGATATCAATAGTGTTGTTCCAACTAATACGGTGGATGCCCATCGAATAATTAAATTAGCAGAAAGTAAACATGACCCAGAATTAACTGAAAGAGTTATTAGTAGTTTTTATAAAACTTACTTTAGCGATGGATTATCAATAGCTGATCATAAAATTTTATTTGATGCTTCTATCATAGCGGGACTTGATGAAAAAGATATATTAGATGTTTTGAATTCAGATAAATATCATAAAGATGTAATAGCTGATGAAATTGAAGCTCAACAATCAGGAATTCATGCGGCACCATTTTTTGTAATTAATAATAAATATGGTATTAGTGGTGCTCAACCATATGATGTTTTTGTTAAGGCCCTTAAACAAGTTCAATTAGAGGAGAATTCATTATGA
- a CDS encoding thioredoxin family protein: MMYSSIADKEFLLTLMYFENDWCAQCYTQRPIIKKIKEEYQNELNIEFINAEENAKLANEYDIRSAPSLLLLKDGEVVERVPKFIDKEKLEILIRYYL, translated from the coding sequence ATGATGTACAGTAGTATAGCTGACAAAGAATTTTTATTAACGTTAATGTATTTTGAGAATGATTGGTGTGCTCAATGTTATACGCAACGACCAATTATTAAAAAAATTAAAGAAGAATATCAAAATGAATTGAATATAGAATTTATTAACGCTGAAGAAAACGCTAAGCTTGCTAATGAATATGATATTCGATCTGCTCCTAGCCTTCTTTTGTTGAAAGATGGTGAAGTTGTCGAGCGTGTTCCTAAATTTATTGATAAAGAAAAATTGGAAATATTGATTCGATATTATTTATAA
- the trxB gene encoding thioredoxin-disulfide reductase, giving the protein MKKYDVVVIGAGPGGMTAAMYAARANLNVAMLDRGIYGGQMNNTDDIENYPGFSSIKGPELGQKMYESATNAGVNFVYGDVQSLTVDNHNIKHIQIDDDIIDSKVVIIATGSTNRKLDVEGEDKYSGRGVSYCAVCDGAFFKNQDVTVIGGGDSAVSEGLYLANITENVNVIHRRKQLRAQKIIQERAFTNDKMDFTWNTSVTEIIGDGNHVTGVKTFDIETGEDKVVNTSGVFIYVGNTPNTGMFQGLDITDDSGWILTNSEMETSIPGIFAVGDVRKKKLRQITTAVGDGGIAGQNAFEYIEEFKHEFAATK; this is encoded by the coding sequence ATGAAAAAATATGATGTAGTAGTAATTGGTGCAGGACCTGGCGGAATGACTGCTGCTATGTATGCAGCCCGCGCTAATTTGAATGTGGCGATGCTGGATAGAGGAATCTATGGAGGGCAGATGAACAATACTGACGACATTGAAAATTATCCGGGATTTAGTTCAATTAAAGGACCTGAACTTGGTCAAAAAATGTACGAAAGTGCAACTAATGCAGGTGTAAATTTTGTTTATGGCGATGTTCAGAGTCTTACAGTAGATAACCATAATATTAAACATATTCAAATTGATGACGATATAATTGATTCTAAAGTAGTGATTATTGCAACTGGTTCCACTAATCGTAAATTAGATGTTGAAGGTGAAGATAAATATTCAGGCAGAGGTGTTTCATACTGTGCAGTTTGTGATGGGGCTTTCTTCAAAAATCAAGATGTAACCGTAATTGGTGGTGGAGACTCTGCTGTTTCTGAGGGACTGTATTTAGCAAATATTACTGAAAACGTTAATGTTATTCATCGTAGAAAGCAATTACGTGCACAAAAAATCATTCAAGAGCGTGCTTTTACAAATGATAAAATGGATTTCACTTGGAACACTAGTGTTACTGAAATTATTGGTGACGGAAATCATGTTACAGGAGTTAAGACCTTCGATATTGAAACGGGTGAAGATAAAGTAGTTAATACTTCAGGTGTATTCATATATGTCGGAAACACACCTAATACGGGTATGTTTCAAGGCCTTGATATCACTGACGATTCAGGTTGGATTTTAACAAACTCTGAAATGGAAACTTCAATTCCTGGAATTTTTGCAGTTGGTGATGTTCGTAAGAAGAAATTACGCCAAATCACAACAGCAGTTGGTGATGGTGGTATTGCTGGGCAAAATGCGTTTGAGTATATTGAAGAATTTAAACATGAGTTTGCAGCTACTAAATAG